In Corvus cornix cornix isolate S_Up_H32 chromosome 17, ASM73873v5, whole genome shotgun sequence, the DNA window CCGTGGGGGACACGGGCCGTGGTGGAGCCGGTTTCTTTAGTTCCCGGAAAGGCCCATTTCCCGTTGCTAGTGGGAAGGGATTATTCTGAGAAGGGGCTGGGGATTGCAAAGACCAAACCCCTACTTgctgttttctggcttttaccaCCTTTCATCGAGTTCTTTTGAGCTTATGCAAGCGCGGAGCTTCAATGGGAAACTCCTGGTGATGTCTCCGAGGTTCAGCTCCGCCTTTTCTTGTCTCGTTAGCCAGTGGGACTGTTAATTCCCAACAGGCACACATTCCTggcttcccatgggcagggttAATGTCTGCTAAAAGCAGCCCCTTTGAAATCACGGTGCAGAGATACTCTCGGTGCTGTGCTGTACCTGTCTATAGAACAGGCATTTTGTGTAGCTCGACTGAAAGCGAGCAGAGTAACACGAATATCTCGATTGTTAAACCAGCTGTGGTCCAGAGAGCATCAGCAAAAGCACTTTAAGCAGTGGTGCCTCTTCCATGTGTGCTGAAATTAATACCTTTTTCCACTAACAGTTCATTATTTTTGTGCCTTTGGAGGCCAGCGCTCTAACCCGGGGCACGCAGGACCAGAGCTCTTAAGACCTGGTAATTGTTGGGTAATTGTCTGTGTGTAACGTGTGGGGATGCTGTGTGCTCACACTTAATCCTGCACTTTGCTCCTGTCTTACCAAAACCACCTTTGTGACTGATCTCAAACACTTTCCAAAATGCAGAGCCCGAGCCAATGTTTTACTTTGCTGTTTGGCCTTTGCGTTTTCCCCTCCTTTCATCTGTCAGGAAGAGCCGAAGGCAGAgtccctgctgcttctgctgctctctccctaGCTCTGAGGGTCCCTCACACCCTTCCTCTAGGCTCACGAACCTTGGCTGCATCTTAGAGCTCCTTATTAATCCTCTGTGTGAAGACGTGGGGTTTGACACCACGCCGAGTACAAGAACATTCACCAGAGAGCAGAAGAGTTTATTGCACGGagcaggaattcctccctggtGTAGTCACAAAAGCTTTGAACCATCAGTGggagctccagggctggctgcagtTGGAAGAGGCAGTCCCCAGGCCCAGGGCAGCCATCTGGTGCAGACCTCCCGTTTCATATTTCAGGGGATGAACTCCTGCAGAGTTCACTCACGGCTGCTTCTGCAaaagcctctgctctgcacaacTGGGCAGAGTTAAACATGTGGCTTTTCCTTGTGCCCCTCCAGCCAGAGGCCTTTTTCCCGCTGTGTAGAGCAGACCAGGATTGCACACTGAGCTGGGGAAATCAAATCAAACGTTCATTTTCCTgtgtcttcctttttcttggTGCCCATCTTGAAATGTGTTGGATCTCACTTTCTCTGGGCTTCCAGGTCCCGCTCGTATGAGTTTGGTGGAAGGTGCAGATGCCATGACCATCAAATCTTGTTGCAGATGTTTAAAGCACGGCCTGGGCCTGTTGGATTCATCCCTTGTGCCAACAGAAGGGACTATTCACCTGTGTCTCACCTTCAGGCTGAGGTGAAGGAGGGTTTGTGTGTTGGCTGAGCCTGACTCACATTCCCTCCTTCTGTGGGGCAGAAAATTCCAGCAGCTGTGTAGGGCAGGCAGTGGGGAGCAGTGACTGTTGCAATATTTACCAGCACTCCTCTGTCTCTTCAGAGACCATTTTGAAGGCGTTCAGCTTTGGTTGACTTGCTGGAAATCCTGGTGTGGCTGCAGGATTCGGGGTGGCCGGCACAAACATAAGCCACGGGTCAAGGTTTTGTGTCTCTCCCACCTCATCTCCTCACCTGCCAGGGGAGAAACGTGTGCTTGGTGCAGGTGTTGGAGCGAGACTCCTCTGGCTCTGTCCTGCCGCTGCttttttgcttggttggttttgaACCATCGTGTGCAGAATGCACAATCAGCATCTCGGAGGAGCAGCCGTAGGAAAGAGGAAGCTCACACGGAATATAAATAGCCAAATTTTAGAATGTCCCAGTGTagcagctctcctggctctTGGCAGGAGCCTGCAGAGCGCTGGGAAGCCGCGGCCTTCGTGTGTGGTTTGCAAAGGGGGAACTTTGGGGGATATCACACAAGTCAGCAAGACGAAAAATGAATGAATCTGACAGTCTTGGATatgggaaggaaatgaaatttgcttttacGCACATCAAAATGGGGAGTATCCCCTGCACGTGACCTGAAATGCAGAGTGAAAACCCTGCACAGTTGTGGCAATACTTTCCACTGTAgttgcacagcagctgccaatGATTCATGGGTTGATCCTGAgatggttttttcctcccatatGATTTAATTTATGAATTTAATTGCATGTCAGCAAGCATCTgatttttcttgatattttgGGGTTTGCAACTGCCCAGCCAAATCTCTTTTCTGAGTTAGACTGTACAGggctctggtcctgctggacCCAGAGCTTTCCTCCAGCCTGAAGGCTCAGCTTAAATGGGAGGTACACGGGGTAGGGCTGATGTGCATTTTGGGTGATGAAGATTGGGAAAGATCCCAGGACAAATTGGGAAGCGTTTCcatggcttttctttctttttgttggaAAGGGCaaagtggaagaaagaaaagtggaagAAAGACTACTTGGCCAACTTGGTTAGGTGCTGTCACTGTAGATGGGTGATCCAGAGTGGACACAAAGctttggctgtgctggcagccctcTCCCAAAGTTGTGCCAGTCCCCTGGGCAGTGTACTTGAACACAAATTTGTGCCATAATTTATCCCAGAGCACGGAACAAGAGCGGGCCAGACGCAGGTGCCAGGAAGGATGTCTGGTGTCTGCTGCCTCGTGTGGGTGCTGTCAGGGCTGGTCTGGAAGCCAGTGAATCCTGGGAGAGGCTCCTGATGCTCACAGCAGAGCTTCACAACTCCTCAAACCCGTCAACAAGCCAAACCTCTCCATAGTCTGGCATGAAGTGAGAAAAGCAGGTTCAGCCGAAAGTGAAAAAGTCAGTAACCCTGCCCAGGGGGATTCTCTGCCCTCATTCATTACAGCCATGAATGAGAGGCTTTTTCCAGCTTCCCctcagagctggctgtgcttCCCTGCCTTGATTCCCTGTGATTAACCAAGCCGTGGCTTGAGCAGGCTGTGATAACAGAGCAGTGACCGCTgctgtggtggtgctgctgaTAAAGGATGGTGGTTAAAGAGCATTTGGGTGCACGTTCAATCCGTCGGCTCGGGGTCGTGTTCTGCTCCTGTCTGCTGAGATGTGCAGCCTCTTCTGAGCCTGGGGCCCGGGGtgtggctgtccctgtgctcaCAGGGGGCAGTTTGGAGGAGGATTTTTTGCAGGGAGCAGCATCACTTCTGGGGCTCCATCCTAAGTCCTTCCATGGCAGTTTCTTCCTCAGCGAGCCCTTGTGTTGTTGTCAATGCTCAGGGCTCTTTGAGGGGCAGttgcagggaaagctgtgggCTGGCTCTGGCAGGAGAGCTTTGTCCCCACAACCCTGTGTCCCAGTGATGGTCACCTCCCCCTCTAACCAGCTTACTGCTTTCAGGCGTTTTCTCcctctgctgagctgtgggttttggtgtgtgtttgtcCATGTCCTGCCATTTGGCGAGAGGGATGGAGGGCGGGGGAGATCCCCGCAGTGTTTAAAAGGATCTGGATAAATCTTCTTAAGGGAGGCACTGACTCAGCAGAGCGTGGttagggaggaggaggaggaggagggaacCAGATTGTCCttgtggggctgcagctgctgctgagcctgtGCTGGCATGTGGTGCTGGGGGAGGCGTGTGCCCTGAGAAGCATCACCCCTTTCCTCACCAACTTTTTGGTGTTCTCCATCCTCCAGAGCAGAAATGGGAGCCTCATAGCTGGGTGCCTGTCACCTAGAGGTGCCTGTCCCCTGTACCCAgacctgtcctggctgtggctgACCCAACCCTGGTGCAGATCCCTGGGATTTCCCCCCAGCTTTGAGCTTTCCCCTGGGATTTCTGCCTCATGCAGTGgccagtgctgccagagctggtggGCAGCTTGGTTTGAGTTATTATTTATTAGGGAAATGCACCGAGGTGCTTGGTTCCTGCAGGGACAGATCACTGAGACCCTGCTCAGACCAGGAGGCAGTGTCACCTCATGGGAGGGGCAGAGGcttggggaggggagcagccatggctgggcactgggctgtgctgtcaCTGTCCCTTTCGCTGGCTTGTGAGCGGTCCCACCTTGCACTGGCATAGCCTGGCTTTGCTGAAGGGCTGAGATGTGGGGCCAAGGGACATGGGACACACCAAGAGCAGCTTCCCAAACTCCTGGCTCCACTGTGGGCAGGCTCAGCTGGCCAGACACACTGGTGTCACCTCGCTTGCATTTCTGAGCAGGTGAGGGAGACTCTCACTgccagccaggcagctgctgcctttggctCGCTGGGATCCCTTGTAGGAGCCACAAAACAACTCTGCCACACTTTGCTCTTCTTATCTCATGGTGTATCTTGTCTTTCCATGCAGAGCTCCACACAGGAGATCGGAGAAGAGCTGGAGGATGGTGTGATCTACAGCATATCCCTCCGGAAAGTGCAGCTCCATCACACGGCAAACAAAGGGCAGCGCTGGCTGGGGGTAAGCTGGgggctcctcctgccacagggGAGGTTTCAGATGTTTCCCTGCCATGGGAATCATGTATTTAtttgggagcagggagtgggagcACCTGCTGTCCTCTGCCACATGGGAAGGGGCACAGGTGACAAAATCCGCAGCCCCATTTTGAAAAATAGGGCAACTCTGATTTGTATCTGGATTTTGGCAACCTTGAGGCCTTTCCTGGGATTTCCCAAGTGCTCAGGTCTTCTCAGCTGGGTTGCTGGTGTTTGCCGTCTGAGGAGactcagcttttctttcccagttaGGAGAGCCCCAGGCACTGTAGGGGTCCCAGCCCAGACCTGAGCTTGTGAAGCTGGTGGGAACACTTTGCAGTGGATGGTGCCTTTCTTCACCCAGCCCACTGACTTCTGCTCCTGTCCTGGCAGTTTGAGAATGAGTCAGCCCTAAACCTCTACGAGACGTGTAAGGTGCGGACGATAAAAGCCGGGACCTTGGAGAAGCTGGTGGAGTACCTGGTCTCAGCCTTCAAGGGCAATGATTCCACCTATGTCACCATCTTCCTGTGCACTTACCGGGCCTTCGCCACCACCAAGCAAGTGCTGGACCTGCTGCTTAACAGGTGAGGCTGCCCTGAGCCCCACAACACAGCTGGGGGTGGCCAGGAAAGCCCCAGTATCTTCTGCTGCAATGCCTTGGAGGTCTGctggcttttcccagctccatccacTTGAAGGTTttgggacagggcagggaggacACAACTTCCCAGAAAGCTGGAGCTCTTCCAGTGAGGTGGTCAGTGCTGGCTGCTTCCCTGTTCCTGTAAGAGGGAGGTtgtggcagagggaggggagcaggacaCTGCGTAGCAGGTTCATCCTGAccccttggcagagctgggggtggtGTGGAGCGGGAGGAGGCTGCTCTGAGAGGCAGCTGAGTGCAGGGTGCTTActgcctgctctctgtgccCCACCAGGTATGGCAAACTCCACGTGCAGGCGAATGGGGACCATGCCAGGCACACTGTGGACGAGAGGATGGAGCTGAAGAAGTAAGTCTGACTGTGCTGTGGTGGCTCTGGTGGCAGCTCTTTGGGAGGGATGTGTTGTCCCAGCAGTGCTCCTGGGCTTGTGGGGGTGCAGACAGGTTTCTCCTGGCACCTGATCCTCTTTGTCTGTGTTTTCCCCCTTGCTGCAGCACCATCTCCTCCATCCTGGGGGCCTGGCTGGATCAGTACTCAGAGGATTTCCGCAAGCCCCCCGACTTCGCCTGCCTCAAGCAGCTCATCTCCTACGTGCGCCACAACATCCCCGGCTCCGACCTGGAGCGCCGAGCCCGCATCCTGCTGGCCCAGTtccagcagcaagagcagagcgAGGCCGAGGCAGAAGGTGGAGTCCTCACCCTGCTTGTGGGGTTAtttggggctgcaggtggagggAATGCTGCTGGTTGGCATCAAGGTCTCCAGAACTTGAGCCACGTGGCTGAACAGCCATAAACCCTGTTTACATGGAGGGACACTGGGAAGCTAATTCAGTTGCAGCAGAAGTGGGATTTTTAAGTGGATTAGCTAATCTGCCTTTAATCCTCTGTAGACACTTGCACCCAGGTTTAAAACGACTGTCCTTTTATCTGAGCCTCGTTGCTGGAGGTGTGAAGCCAGATGGGAATTAAGAGCCTGGGAGGTGGGGGGTGGGTGTCTGCAGGGGGCTGGCGTGGGTCGGTGTGGGCACTGTGGTGCTCAGCTTCACCCTGTCTCCTGCAGCTGTGGACCATGGCAGCTGCACCTTCCAGCTGGTGGAGGAGAACGGGGTCGGGGATGGGAAGCcagatttcctttccttctccccagagaTGGTGGCAGAACAGTTCACACTGATGGATGCTGTGAGTAGTCACCCACCAGGCAGCTCAGTGGTGCTCTGGGCACAGGCCTGGCTATTCCCATCCCTTTTTCCTCCCGGCCTGTTCTCTCCCCAGAGAACCCAAAGAGacccttctccctccctttaTCCTCCAGGAGCTGTTCAAGAAAGTGGTGCCTTACCACTGCCTGGGCTGCATCTGGTCCCAGCGGGACAAGAAGGGCAAAGAGCACCTGGCCCCCACCATCCGTGCCACGGTCTCGCAGTTCAACAGTGTGGCCAACTGTGTCATTGCCACCTGTCTCGGGGACAGGTCCCTGAAGCCACAGCAGAGGGCCAAGGTGGTGGAGCGGTGGATCGAAGTGGCTCGGGTAGGACAGCTCACCTCCCACTTCACCCAAGGGATGAGGTTTTGCCATGCTGGAATCCCAGCAGATCCTCCAGCTTTTTTTAACCCGAGTCCTGTCACCTCCTTGTCTGTCCCCAGGAGTGCCGCATCCTGAAGAACTTCTCCTCCCTCCGAGCCATCctctcagccctgcagtgcAACGCCGTGCACCGGCTGAAGAAGACCTGGGATGAGGTCCTGCGGTAAGGAGCTCCTGCGGGGCTGGTTCCAAGGGGAAGGACATGCTGTGGGCCTTGAATGTGTAAATGGGATCACCTCAACTCCAGCATTGCCTCTTGGAGTGTGCCCAAAACCCAGGGACCAATGTCAGGTGTCAGGGACCTAAGGAGGgtgaggaaataaaagcatcatCACCTCACCCTTCTGTGTGAAACATCTTGGAATAGCTCCCAAACAGCGAggcccagctggagctgaacaTAACTGGGGTCATTTGGGTGAGCAGAAGAGAGCCCAAGGAGGAAAGCCCACTGTGGCAGCGTTGCTGACTTTTCCCCTTGTTTCCccctgagcagggagagcttcCGCACATTCCATGAGCTCTCAGAGATCTTCTCCGATGAGAACAACCACTCGCTGAGCCGGGAGCTTCTCATCAAGGTAGGGGGAAGGAGAACCCGCAttgccctgctcctggcaggcagctcaGGTTTCCATGGTGTTCCAGCCAAAGGATAAAGCCCAGAGCTTCTGGAGTTGCAGGCATGGATGCAGGCAGGGCGTGCTGAGTctggggagcaggcaggggtTTCAGCAAGGCTGGGATTTCTGTTTCTCCACCCAAAACTCATTACCTGGAGCTGGCAAAACAATCCAAGGAACAGATAAGCAATGGGATGGGATCCAGAGCACCAAGCGACAGCTTCtgcccagaggcagctgcatGTTAACAGTCCAGTGCAAAATTCTCTTGATTCTGGGTGGGGTGGTGGAGTTGGTGAAAGGTGGTGgcaaaaatgtctttattctGTGTGGAGCTTCTCCACAGATCCCAGCCTAGCTCTGGTTTAGGGACtgacaggaaacaaaatgcaaaagagaacaaaatgtcCCGTTGAGGAGACATTTATACAGAAATGAGAGCAGCAGTTCCTATTCACTAAGGCTCTCCTCTCTGTGAGCCATGAAAAAGCTTTggtttcctcctctttcctacAAGGaaagttatataaaaaaaagcGGGTGTGAATTTTAGCTAAAAGGTATTAGAGCTGTTTCCCACCTGTGCTGATCCACCTCTCCCCACCATCCAGGAGGGCACATCCAAATTTGCCACCTTGGAGATCAACCCAAAGAGGGCTCAGaagcggcagcagcagcagcgagaGATGGTGAGtctggcagggctgtccctgtgccctgtccccagcagctgcccgGGCtggtcccagctctgctgacccCACTGTCCCTTCTGTCCCCACAGGGAGTGATGCAGGGCACCATTCCCTACCTTGGCACCTTCCTCACGGACCTGGTGATGCTCGACACGGCCATGAAGGATTTCCTGGATGTATGTACCTCCTCCCTATGCTCCCTTTCCTCCCAGAGCCTGGGCTGATAAAAGGCAGGCTGGTCCCCCATGTGTCCTGTATTCCCACACTGCACATCCTGTATCCCACACTGCACATCCTGTATCCCACACTGCACATCCTGTATCCCACACTGCATCCTGCACATCCTGTATCTCACACCACATCCCATATCCCACCCTGCACATCCACCTCTGTCCCAAGGAAATGGGCTACTTTTTCTCAGCACTGTTACCCACACTGCAGTGGCAGCAAGACAGAGATAGGGAAGGGTGGGAGCAATATTCTTCTGCCTGTTCCAATCTGACcttcatctctttcttttccagggtGGGCTGATCAACTttgagaagagaaggaaggtgagagcttttccctggcagctgcacagGCTGACCTGGTGCAATCACAGGCTGTGCCAGTCACTTTGGGGTTgattcctctctttttttttacttcatgtTCTTTAGTTTTGGGGGAGGGGATTCTGGTCTCATGGCTTCCATTTGCTGCAGGAGTTCGAAGTCATCGCGCAGATCAAGCTGCTCCAGTCGGCCTGCAACAACTACAGCTTCACACAGGAGGATCAGTTCGTGGAGTGGTTCCACAGCCTGGAGCGGCTCAGCGAGGCCGAGAGGTGAGTGAGAGGGGTCTGGGGTCGTGCTGGTGCCTCGGGAAGTCCCACCACTCATTtcctctgacagcagcagctgtcccgtgctcccctctctgctctgcctccctcacacttggtggcagcacagggagctcaaaccctcctctctcccctcccagctATGGGCTGTCGTGTGAAATCGAGCCACTGTCAGAGTCAGCCAGCAACACGTTGAAGGCCAAGAAAAACACCGGCATCATCAAGAGATGGAGCGAGTGAGTCCCTGGTGGGAGGTGGGGGCCAGCGTGGGGCATCCttggctgggcactgcaggggaCCAGGTGGGAATGGCCGCTATCCTGCCAGCCCAATGCACCCTCACCCTGCTCCCTTCTCACCTGCCCCACCTCTCTCCTGGCAGCCGGCAGCCACCAAGCACTGAGCCCTGTGCCAGCGGCAGCTCCCACTCGAAATCCTTCGACCAGCTCAAGTGTGGGCAGTACCTGTGCAGTGGGGATGCCACCGACTCAGTGAGCGTCACCTCCGCCGGCTCCAGCAGCTCCGACGTGGAGGAGATCAACATCAGCTTCATCCCCGAGTCCCCCGACTGCCAGGAGAAGAAGGTACGTGGCAGCTCGCAGGGTCCAGGCCTCCCAGGGCTGGTGTGGCCATTGTATGGGGACTgtcccacctctgccctggcgctggggctggggggagcaggTGGGGGGCCCGGGGGCTGCTCGGGAGGCCCCCTGCCCtttgctgctctggcagcacgGCAAGGCTCTCGTGCCTCCGGTGGCTGTAGTTGTGTCGGTCCCCCGTTGTCACAGGTCAGTGAGATCCCTCTGGCCTCCCTCCCCCAGCGCTGGTACGCCCCGTCTGTGGCCGATGGAGAAGCTAAACCCACTGTGTCCTCCGcatcccctctcctccctgccctccagtTCTGGGAATCcacctccctctcttccctggACACGTCAGGCATCGGCTCAGGCTCCAGCAgtgcctcctcctcttctgtctCCTCCACGCCGGTGACGGCCTCCCGCACACACAAGCGCTCGGTCTCCGGCATCTCCAGCTACTCCTCACTCTCGCTGCCCCTCTACAACCAGCAGGTCGACGACTGTTGCATCATCCGTGTCAGCCTGGCTGTGGACAACGGCAACATGTACAAGAGCATCCTGGTTAGTAACATCCCTGTGGAAACACCAGAGAGGGGTGGCTTGTCCTGCTTGGATACGGGCACAGCCCATTTTGGGAGGAGACTCCAGTGGGAGGCTCTCTGGGCTCACAGCACTCTGTGCTCACAGGTGACGAGCCAGGACAAGACCCCCGTGGTTATTCGCAAGGCCATGGCCAAACACAACCTGGATGGGGACCGGCCTGAAGACTATGAGCTTGTCCAGATCATCTCGGAGGAGAGAGGTGTGTGCTGGGGCGTGGGGGCTTCCCTGGGGCCATGCAGCCCGGCAGCCtgggcagcaccaggctggagctgggatgagaGGTGACAGTAAGAGGGGTCCCAGCACCTGGGGACAAACCTCGGCCCCACTCTGGTCCCCTTTCAAGGAAAGGGCACCTGACTGACCCTCACACTTGTTCACTTCCAGAGCTGAAGATCCCCGACAACGCCAACGTCTTCTACGCCATGAACTCCGCTGCCAACTATGACTTTGTGCTCAAGAAGCGGGGCTTCTCCAAGGGGGTGAAGATCAAGCACGGCTCCAGCTCCACCCTGCCCAGGATGAAGCAGAAAGGCCTGAAGATCGCCAAGGGCATCTTCTAGCCTCAGCCCCACTGCCACCCATCACCGTCGGGGCCTTGGGGGCAGCTGCTCCGGGCTTGGCTGTGGCCGGTCCTTGTGCCGCCTTGCACGGCAGAGGAGTGACCCTCACCCATGGGGGACGGCCGTGCACCTCCCTTCCGCACccagagctgagagctgggcaACTGGTGTGGgcctctgcctctctctgcacAAGCCCCAGTTCCAATCAGGTCTTTTTTTTCTAcacaggaaggcagcagtgggggGGATTTGtctattgttttgttttgttttttaaccttCTACGGTGCGACACGAGTCCAGCCCggccagcccagagctggagccCGCCTCTGCCGTAGGTGCCTTGTGTCCGAGCGAGCCGGGGAGCGGTGACTCGCAGAGGGGCTGTTTGacgggagcagagcaggagccccCACCACCCTGGGGCTGCCAAGCCTCCTTCCCCGCTTTCCCAGTGTTACCTCCATGTCTGTCCTCCCTGGGATCACTGGCGTTGCCACCACCGCACAGCTCTGCCCGTCCTTCCCTTGAGAGAAGCCACGGATGCCCTGGCTGGGAGGTGAGCTGGAAGGATGCAGCCCTGCCCCAGTGCTGAGCCAGTGCAGGAGGCTGTGGCCATGCCATGATGGAGTGGGTGCCTCGTGCTCTCCCCAGCTGGAAGCCTGCGTGGTCTCGCTCCTCTCCCGATCCAGCGCATCCTCCAGCTGGACTGGGCCGGCCCACGTTCAAACTTGCACCAAAGATCAAATGCCAGTGTCTCTTCTGCTGAGGGGAGAGCTTCGGGCCGTGCCCCCAGCGCTGCCagcctgaggaggaggagagcaaagTTCTGTCTGAAACTGTGTATATAGAGACTTCGGGTCTGTGTGGGCACGCGAGGGGCCAGAGAGCTCAGGGTGCTCCAGGTGccccagctgccactgcctgaCCCACAGAAAGTGCCACTCACCTTGGGCTTTAACCGGACTTTTTCAAACACTGACCAGGGGAGAAGCAGCaatgagacttttttttgtataaaacaaaaaagtttactgatttttttttttcagtatttattggTTGTAAATAGAAGAGGCAAACTTGTACATTTTACTAATCcagcctccccctgccctgcagcccagtCCCTCTCCTGTGCCCCCCTGCTATTTAAGGCTGCTGGGAGGGACGCtggtagcagcagcagcactgctctgctgtgctcatgGGGTGCACACCCTGCCAGCCACCCCCTCCCAAATTCTCTACCACTAATTGCTCGAGCAGGGGCAGAGATGCTTGTTTTAATCACTGTAGGAAACACTAACCAAAGGGGGACCTTTTGTTGATCCTGGCTCCATCTCTGTTTTTTTAAGCGTTTCATTCCTGCAgatcttttccatttcccatcCGCCGGAGTCCCCGGGTGGTTGCGGTGCCTTCCCCGGCTCCAGGACAGGGACCATGCCCCAGGGGCCGGGGCTGGTGGCAGGGGTTGGGCCTGGTGGGGAAGAGGCTGCTTGGGTGTGAGCGTGGCTGGCATtgagctcctccagccccgTGTCCCCTCAGGTGGCACTGCCCATGATGCACATGATGGGAGCTCCTGGCTCCCTGACGCAGGGGcagcctcctgcctcctccGTGCCCAAAGCCCCTGCCCCTGGGCACCAGCACTCCCGGGAGGGTCTCCCCTCTGCTCCATGCCTGCCCACCCTGGGACTGTCCCCTCCCTTCCCGCCGGTGCCACTGGGGGGACTGGCTGTACCGTATGTATTTTGTACCACTTCAATGAAGGAGCACACTGCCCGGTGTGACTTGTACACAGCAATGTAATTAGTCTTTGCAATAAAATACTGATGCTCAAATGTCTCTGCCCCAAGGCAGGAGCTGTTCTGTTCTCCTTCCCCAAAATGCCAGCACCTTCCTGGAGAAAGAGGGATGCATCTGACTGTGGGGGAGTTCATACTTTATGTTCACCCTGGTGGGttgaactttctttttttctggctgaGGGACCAGGGCTCACTTTTCAAATGAACCTCATTCATTTGAACCTATGAGTTGAAACTGTTGCATTTTCCGAGTGTCATTTGTTGGGTTTACTCCTTTTGTTACAAGTAAAGGCTTTAAAAGCAACAGTTCATAGGACCTCCTCAGTGGAGAAGAGGAGGTcttaactgcttttaaaaaagcaagctTGGCTCCAGGTGTGGTCGTAACACACTGGGGAATACACAAGACCCAGAAAATGCCAGCAGatctttaatttctgtgacTTTCTTCTGGTGGGAATAATCCAGCTGGCAGTGGTCAACTTCTGTGAACCTGAAGCTCTGccccttttccagctgccttcaGTCCTTGTTAACTGCTAACTGGGGAAGTCAAAACAGACCTGAGAAGTGCATCAGGTAGTGAGGACAGCAAACATTCACACCCCAGGAAGGGAATTATTCACTGACAGAAAGTGTATTTTCCTGCTGGCTTTATTTCCAAGATGACCAGCGAGGGTCAGTGCTGAAGGCATGGCACAGTAATTTCATTCCCTCTGGACAAGCAGAAGGGCAGAACCTGCCTTAGGGACTCCAGGAGCTCTGGAGTGCTTCTTTTCCCAGCATCTCCTTGGGCACCTTTTCTATTATCCACACGGCCACCAACCTGGAGAGAGTGCACGCCCACACAC includes these proteins:
- the RALGDS gene encoding ral guanine nucleotide dissociation stimulator isoform X4, with product MRTYLLAPFQRGLEPLSSTQEIGEELEDGVIYSISLRKVQLHHTANKGQRWLGFENESALNLYETCKVRTIKAGTLEKLVEYLVSAFKGNDSTYVTIFLCTYRAFATTKQVLDLLLNRYGKLHVQANGDHARHTVDERMELKNTISSILGAWLDQYSEDFRKPPDFACLKQLISYVRHNIPGSDLERRARILLAQFQQQEQSEAEAEAVDHGSCTFQLVEENGVGDGKPDFLSFSPEMVAEQFTLMDAELFKKVVPYHCLGCIWSQRDKKGKEHLAPTIRATVSQFNSVANCVIATCLGDRSLKPQQRAKVVERWIEVARECRILKNFSSLRAILSALQCNAVHRLKKTWDEVLRESFRTFHELSEIFSDENNHSLSRELLIKEGTSKFATLEINPKRAQKRQQQQREMGVMQGTIPYLGTFLTDLVMLDTAMKDFLDGGLINFEKRRKEFEVIAQIKLLQSACNNYSFTQEDQFVEWFHSLERLSEAESYGLSCEIEPLSESASNTLKAKKNTGIIKRWSDRQPPSTEPCASGSSHSKSFDQLKCGQYLCSGDATDSVSVTSAGSSSSDVEEINISFIPESPDCQEKKVSEIPLASLPQRWYAPSVADGEAKPTVSSASPLLPALQFWESTSLSSLDTSGIGSGSSSASSSSVSSTPVTASRTHKRSVSGISSYSSLSLPLYNQQVDDCCIIRVSLAVDNGNMYKSILVTSQDKTPVVIRKAMAKHNLDGDRPEDYELVQIISEERELKIPDNANVFYAMNSAANYDFVLKKRGFSKGVKIKHGSSSTLPRMKQKGLKIAKGIF
- the RALGDS gene encoding ral guanine nucleotide dissociation stimulator isoform X3; translation: MVSRRRAPPHHVPAGPERMFEGCRRARSLWGGVRLEVAGESSPVVLHSFTQLDPDLPPLESSTQEIGEELEDGVIYSISLRKVQLHHTANKGQRWLGFENESALNLYETCKVRTIKAGTLEKLVEYLVSAFKGNDSTYVTIFLCTYRAFATTKQVLDLLLNRYGKLHVQANGDHARHTVDERMELKNTISSILGAWLDQYSEDFRKPPDFACLKQLISYVRHNIPGSDLERRARILLAQFQQQEQSEAEAEAVDHGSCTFQLVEENGVGDGKPDFLSFSPEMVAEQFTLMDAELFKKVVPYHCLGCIWSQRDKKGKEHLAPTIRATVSQFNSVANCVIATCLGDRSLKPQQRAKVVERWIEVARECRILKNFSSLRAILSALQCNAVHRLKKTWDEVLRESFRTFHELSEIFSDENNHSLSRELLIKEGTSKFATLEINPKRAQKRQQQQREMGVMQGTIPYLGTFLTDLVMLDTAMKDFLDGGLINFEKRRKEFEVIAQIKLLQSACNNYSFTQEDQFVEWFHSLERLSEAESYGLSCEIEPLSESASNTLKAKKNTGIIKRWSDRQPPSTEPCASGSSHSKSFDQLKCGQYLCSGDATDSVSVTSAGSSSSDVEEINISFIPESPDCQEKKFWESTSLSSLDTSGIGSGSSSASSSSVSSTPVTASRTHKRSVSGISSYSSLSLPLYNQQVDDCCIIRVSLAVDNGNMYKSILVTSQDKTPVVIRKAMAKHNLDGDRPEDYELVQIISEERELKIPDNANVFYAMNSAANYDFVLKKRGFSKGVKIKHGSSSTLPRMKQKGLKIAKGIF